From Mucilaginibacter gotjawali:
TACATTTTTAATATAATAGCTGAGTATTTGAAAAACACCATCCTGATTGTTGATGATATCCACCCCATTTTTATGGAAAAGGTGGAATCCCTTGGTTATCAATGCGATTACCGCCCTTTAATAAAACCTGATGAAGCTCTGCAAATTCTGGGCGACTACGAAGGCCTGGTAATGCGCTCAAAGTTTAAACTGAACCGCCAGTACATTGATGCCGGTAAAAACCTGCGCTTTGTATGCCGCGCCGGTGCCGGCATGGACAATATCGACGAAGCCTACACCTCCGAAAAAGGCATCACCCTCATCAACGCACCCGAAGGCAATATGGATGCCGTTGGCGAGCACGCCGTTGGAATGCTATTGGCCCTGATGAATAACTTTAACGTTGCCGACGCACAGATCCGCGCCGGAAGCTGGCAGCGCGAAGCGAACCGGGGTTACGAGTTAAAAGGGAAAACCGTGGGCATTATTGGCTATGGCTTTATGGGGCATAGTTTTGCCCGCAAACTATCCGGCTTTGAGGTAAATGTGATCGCTTACGATAAATACAAAACCGGCTTCAGCGACCAGTATGCCCGCGAGGTAAGCATGGAAGAAATTGTGAAACACAGCGATGTGTTAAGCCTGCATATCCCGCTAACGCCCGAAACTGCCGGCCTGGTAAATGAAGAATACCTGTTCCATTTTAAAAAGCCCATATTCTTGATCAATACCGCCCGTGGTAAGGCGGTGCAAACCCAAGCAGTACTGAATGCCATTAAACAGGGTAAAGTTTTGGGTGCAGGGCTTGACGTGCTTGAAATTGAAAAATTCCCGACCCTTGCCGAACAGGAGTGGTTTGATGAATTACGTCAATCCGGCAAAGTGATCTTAACCCCGCATGTAGCCGGCTGGACATTTGACTCGTACCGCAAGATCAGCGAGGTAATGGCGGAGAAGCTTGCTTCGCTGTCCATGGTCCATGGTCGATAGTCCATGGCTACTTTTCAATACATAAAATTCTGCCATGGTACTATGAACTATTGACCATCGACAAATTCTGCCATGATCCATGGACTATGGTCTATCGACCAAAAAAACATTATCTATCAACCTTGTCTTGCCCACTTTGGCGGCAACCAGGGCGATGATACTTTTAGAATTTTCGGTAGCGGGATGCAGGGTGTCGGCATCGGCAATTTCAAAATAATCAGGTTCAACACCGGACTCATTGATGATCATATTGTCAGCCTGTTCCTTCAGAGCAGCCAGGTTATCCCTGCTGAAATTATCCTTTACCCAGTTCAATGTTTTTGATAGGATGAGCGCATGCTGCCGGTCTGCGGCAGTGAGGTGGATATTCCTTGAGCTCATAGCCAGGCCATCGGCTTCGCGTAAAATAGGACACATCACCAGTTTTACCGGCATGGCTAATTGTTTTACCATGTGGTTGATGATCATAAACTGCTGGTAATCCTTCTGACCGAAAAAGGCGGTATCGGGCTTCACAATATTAAACAGTTTATAAACCACCTGGGTAACCCCCTGGTAGTGGCCCGGCCTGAATTTCCCTTCCAGCAAATGCTCCGCTTCGCCGATGTTTAAATGCCATTTCTCATTAGCATCATAAATTTCGCTCACCGGGGGATTGAACAAAATATCACAGTTTCCCTTTTCAAGCATTTTAATATCCGCCTCAATGGTACGCGGGTATTTCTCCAGGTCTTTGGGATCATTAAACTGGCTGGGGTTTACAAAAATACTGCAAACAACCTCATCGTTGGCTTGCCGCGCCTGTTCAATTAAACTCAGGTGCCCCTCATGAAGTGCACCCATAGTAGGTACAAAACCAATGGTTTTATTTGTATCCCTTATTTCCTGCAAAAATTGCCCCAGGGAGTGCTTTGTTGTAAAAATGTTCAAATCAATAGAAATTACGAAATCCGGCAAAGTTGTACATTTCATTAAAACCTACCAAATTTAACTTGCATAATTGGTTGCCAGTTCATATAATAATGCTTATATTTGCAGACTCAAATTTATAGGCTCTTTATTTATAATTTAATACTGATTTAGTGATGGGTAAATCTAAGCTTTTGTTTATAACTCACGAAATGTCTCCTTTCCTTGAACTCTCAAAAATTTCTGAAATTACGCGCCAGTTACCACAGGCGATGCAGGAAAAAGGTTACGAAATACGTATCCTGATGCCCCGTTTCGGAAATATCAACGAGAGAAGGAACCGTTTGCATGAAGTGATACGTTTATCGGGGATGAATATCATCATCAACGATAACGACAATCCGCTGATAATTAAAGTTGCTTCTATTCCCGCAGCGCGGATGCAGGTTTATTTTCTGGATAATGAAGAATATTTTCAGCGCAAGCATGTTTTCACGGATAAAGACGGGAAATTTTATGCTGACAATGACGAGCGAATGATCTTCTTTTGCAAAGGTGCACTTGAAACAGTGAAGAAATTAGGCTGGGCTCCTGACATCATCCATTGCCACGGCTGGATGAGTGCTTTGGTACCGGCGTATTTAAAAACCACGTATAAAGACGATCCAACCTTTAAAAATTCAAAAATAGTTTACTCTATTTACGAAAACGACTTTACTACTGCAATGGATCCTGATTTTGCACAAAAAGCAGTGATGGGCGATATGACGGAAAAGCATACCGAAATTTTTAGCGCAGGAACAAATTCAGCTTTATATGCGGGTGCCATCCAATACAGCGACGGATTGGTACTAGCCGGTGAAAATATCGACGAAGAAGTGTTAAATATTGTTAAAAACAGCAACAAATCGGTTTTAGAGTTCGAATCCACCGCTGATTTCGAAAATTATTACAATTTTTACGACGAAATTGCCAATGAAGAATTGGCACAAGTTGTATAAGCTTTGAGATCATATATGAAATTTTTCCGCTTAGACTTATTGACCCTGTTGATAAGTCTTTTTATTTTGAATAGTTGTAAAAACCAGGATGCTGTTGGTTTGGGCGTAAGTTCAGGTCAGACAGCCAGCAACCTGATCGATACATCAACAATTGTGGTAAATACCGTCCCCGAAGATTCTGTGATAACGTCTGGTTTGACAAAAAGCCCGGTTAGTTGTTTTCGCGATCCTATATTCGGAAGCACAATGACTGCTTTGGCCACCGACCTGAATTTACCCGGCCAGGGATCATACACCCCTCCTACCGGTACGGTATATATCGACTCCGCACGGCTTGTTTTAAATTATGCCAACGGTTTTTACGGTGATTCCATCACCTCAAAATATACCATTAATGTTTACCAGCTAAAATCACTGTTCAGGACGGATACCGCCTATTACAACAACAAAAATTTTGGATACAGCACCACCAATTTTGCGGATTATTCTTCACAGTCGCCAATAGGAACGCTTACGTTTAATGCCAGGCCGCATGATTCCATAAAGGTTTATAATATCATTACCGGTGCGGCTGACACCTTGATTAAGGTACCACCCCAGATCAGGATCCCGATCGATCCTTCTTTTATCAACACCAATCTTTTTGGCGCAAGTTCAACAACGCTGGGGTCCAACACTATTTTTAAAACCAAGGTTAAGGGATTATTGATCAAGCTTGATTCAACAAAAACTACCGGATCCGGCGGATCTATTATGTTCAGCAATGCAGACTCGCTGGTGGTTTATTACCGCTCGGTTATTGGTACAACCATTGATACTGCCGTAGTTAAACTGCCTATTGTAAGCACGGCAACGTCAATTCACCATAATTATTCAACCGCTATCCGCAACGAACTTAACAATACCAAAAGTGGCTCGCGAAATTTATTTTATTTGCAGGGGCCTATTGGCTTAAGGGCTAAAGTGAGTTTTCCGCATTTATTGCAGAATTTCAGGGCGAGCCTGTTAAGTAACAACCAGGATGTGGTTATCAACCGCGCCGAACTGGTGGTTACGCCGCAGCCGGGTACCTATATCCCATTTGCGCCTATGCCTAAAATAAGCATGTACCAGCTCGACATCGCCTTGCAACGAATCGAATTACAGGACGCCAGTTCTGCTGACGCACGTTCAGGTGGTGTTGGCGTATTTGGCGGATTTTATAATTCCACGCAAAATGAATATCATTTTATAGTAACTGCCTACGTGCAGGACCTGCTATACGGAAAAACCGTCGATTATGGCACCTATATTGGCCCCATTGATAATACAAATACCACTACTGTAGATATAGGAGCCACCGCACAGGTTGCTTCGCGTACGGTAGCCATCGGGACTGATAAGAATTCGCCTTATCGTTTAAAGCTAAATATTATTTATACCAAGGTTGCTAAGTAAAGGGTAGTGATTGGAGATTAGTTAAATAGAGATTAGAAAGCAATAAAAAGGGGTTGTGGTGTTTACATTACAACCCCTTTTTATTTATATTATATCTAAACAACCGCAAGTATTCATTATTCAACTGATCTCTAATCACCAAACTAAACCTTATGTTGTTACCTTTGTTTAACTAACATTAATATTTTGATCCAATGTGTGGAATTGTAGGTTATATAGGTTTTAGAGATGCGTACCCGATTATTATAAAAGGGTTACACCGTTTGGAATACCGCGGATATGATAGCGCGGGTATTTCGTTATTTGATAATGGGCTAAAGGTTTATAAAAAGGCCGGTAAAGTTAGCGACCTTGAAAACTTTGTTAAGGATATTGATTTACAGGGCTCAATGGGAATGGGCCATACCCGCTGGGCAACACATGGTGCGCCAAGCGACCGAAATTCGCACCCGCATTCATCGGGGAACAGGAAACTAACCATCATCCACAATGGCATTATCGAAAATTATGGCCCGATAAAAGAAACGCTGACTCATAAAGGCCATATTTTTAAAAGCGACACTGATACCGAGGTATTGGTTCACCTGATTGAAGATATTCAGAACGAGACTGGTTTTGGCCTGCGCGAAGCAGTAAGAGTTGCGCTGACCAAAGTGATAGGGGCGTATGCAATTGTTATTATGAGCGATGACGAACCTGATCTGCTTATTGCGGCCCGAAAAGGCAGCCCAATGGTGATAGGCGTAGGTAAGGGCGAATACTTTATTGCATCTGACGCAACTCCGATTGTTGAATACACAAAAAACGTCATCTATCTGAATGATAACGAAGTGGCTTACATCAGTCGCGAGAATTTATTGATAAAAACGATTGATAACCAGGTTCACACGCCTTACATACAGGAACTCGATCTGAAGCTCGAAATGCTCGAAAAGGGCGGCTACGATCACTTCATGCTGAAAGAGATTTATGAGCAACCCCGCTCAATAAGGGATTGCATGCGCGGCCGTATTTACCCGGAGCAGGGCAAAGTGCAGCTGGGCGGAATAAAGGAATATACCGAGAAGCTCAAAAATATCGACCGTATCATCATCGTAGCATGCGGTACTTCATGGCACGCTGGCTTAGTAGGCGAATATTTGATTGAAGAGTATGCCCGTGTACCCGTTGAGGTTGAATATGCATCGGAATTCAGGTACCGCAATCCTATTATTACTGAAAAGGACCTGGTAATTGCCATTTCCCAATCAGGTGAAACTGCCGATACCATGGCAGCCATTGAACTTGCCAAAGAAAAGGGTGCAACCATTTTCGGGATCTGTAACGTTGTAGGCGCCTCAATACCCCGTACTACGCACGCTGGTGTTTACACGCATGCCGGCCCCGAAATAGGGGTAGCCTCAACCAAGGCATTTACCGCGCAGGTTACTGTACTCACATTAATGGCATTTTATATTGCCCAGCAAAGAGGTACGATTACCCAAAGCAAGTTGGTTGAACATTTAACAGAGTTAAATTCGATACCCGAACTGGTTGAGCGCGCGCTAAAATCAAACGACCATATCAAAGAGATTGCAGCAAAATTTAAGGACTCAACCAATTGCTTGTTCCTTGGCCGCGGAAGCTCCTTCCCTGTAGCACTGGAAGGCGCATTAAAACTCAAGGAGATCTCTTACATCCATGCCGAAGGTTATCCTGCGGCCGAAATGAAACACGGCCCTATCGCTTTAATTGACGATGATATGCCGGTGGTATTTATCGCCACCAAAGATTCGTCATACGAAAAGGTGATCAGCAATATCCAGGAAGTAAAAGCACGCAAGGGGCACGTAATTGCCATCGTTACTGAAGGTGATACCGAAGTAAAAGGAATGGCAGATTTTGTGATAGAAATACCCGAAACTGATGAGGCCTTTGTGCCCTTACTGGCTACCATCCCGTTACAATTACTGGCCTACCATATTGCCGTAATGCGTGGCTGCAATGTTGACCAGCCCCGTAATTTAGCAAAATCGGTAACGGTGGAATAGGGAGAAGTCAATCGTCTTAAGTCGTTAGTCTTAAGTCAAAAGCGAGTTTAATAAATATAAAACAAGGAAGCCGGATTGTCATTTCCGGCTTCCTTATTTTATTGACTTCAGACTAAGGACTCCAGACTTCGGACTTAACTTAAACATACCCCGCCATTGCTTTCATTGCCTCATCTGTATTTACCTGCAGGCCCTTTGCTACGGCCATCCCGAGGCCGATGTCAGCCCTGAACCAATGGCATAATTGCCTGTTGATGATCAGCTCACGTTTTGGCCCTTCAATTCCGCTCATAGCGCCGGTAATATTTTTTACAAGTTCGTGTTTTTCATCATCGCTCATTAAGCGGTATAAGTTGCCTGGCTGCGTGTAATGGTCATTTTCGCCTTCGGCATTGCGGTCATACCATCCCGCCAAACTGGTCCCCAAATCCCACGATGGTTCTTTATAATGTTCGTCGGCAACAATATCATCAAAACTATTCGGGAAATAATTAGGCGATGAGCCGTAGTTTCCATCCACCCGCATTTGTCCATCACGCTCGTAGTTATTAACAGCAAAAGGGCACCTGTTAACCGGGATCTGCTCGTAATTGGCGCCAAGGCGATGACGATGCGCATCCGGGTACGACAATAAACGCCCCTGGAGCATTTTATCCGGTGAATATCCAATACCATCCACTACGTGGGCCGGCGCAAACGCAGATTGTTCCACATGGGCGAAGTAATTGTCCGGGTTTTGATTTAACTCCAGCACACCCACATCAATCAGCGGAAAATCGGCATGCGGCCAAACTTTTGTCAGGTCGAATGGGTTCCATTGATAGGTTTTTGCCTGTTCTTCGGTCATTACCTGTATTTTTAAGGCCCATTTTGGGAAATCACCGCTATCAATCGCATGCAACAGGTCGTGTTGTGCAAAATCAGGATCTACGCCCCGCATCGCACTGGCTTCGTCACCTGTAAAATTTTTGATTCCCTGCTGGGTTTTAAAATGGAATTTTACCCAATGCCGTTCATTTTTAGCGTTGATCATGGAGAAAGTATGACTGCCAAAACCATCCATATGCCGGTAACCGTAGGGCGTGCCTCTGCTTGACATCAGGATGGTTACCTGGTGTAAGCTCTCCGGGTTTAACGACCAAAAATCCCACATCATGGTTGGGCTCTTGCAGTTGGTGTAGGGGTCGCGCTTTTGGGTATGGATAAAATCACTGAACTTTTTCGGGTCCTTTACAAAAAATACCGGGGTATTATTGCCCACCAAATCCCAGTTTCCTTCTTCAGTGTAAAATTTTAAAGCAAACCCGCGTGGGTCGCGTTCTGTATCAGCCGAGCCTTTTTCGCCGCCAACGGTAGAGAACCTGAGAAAAGTTTTGGTTTGCTTGCCTATGTAATTAAAAAGCTTAGCCCTTGTATATTTTGAAATATCATGCGTAACCGTAAAGGTACCGTAAGCGCCTGATCCCTTGGCATGTACTACGCGTTCGGGTATCCGCTCCCGGTTAAAGTGGGCCATTTTTTCGTGCAGAATAAAATCCTGCAGCAATATGGGTCCGCGTGGCCCGACGGTCATGGAGTTTTCATTCTCAGCATAGGGGATCCCGGATGCGGTGGTCAGCTTTTTCTTGTTCGTTTCCATAGTGGTTTATTTAAAAGACGATCAAACTTCAAAATAATTTTTCAATAGAAAAAATCAATAATTACTATATTTGAATAGACAAAAACTATTTTAAGAGCCGGGAGTCAAGAATCAAGAGCCAGGATTTGGAAGTAAAAAGGCGCCAGTTCTTTTCTTCTTTCGTTCTCTGTCTTGGTTCTCGGTTCTTGAATCTTGATTCTAACAATATGACTATTACCCAGCTTGAATACGTTGTAGCCGTTGATACTTACAGGAGTTTTGTATTGGCCGCCGAAAAATGCTTTATTACCCAGCCTACGCTAAGCATGCAGATCCAGAAGCTTGAAGATACTTTGGGCGTTAAATTGTTCGATCGCAGCAAACAGCCCGTTGTCCCTACCGAGATCGGGAACGAAGTGATTGCCCAGGCCAGGATCTTACTTTCGGAAGCAGAAAAGATCAAAGAGATTATCACCGACAGGCAGCGGGAGCTTTCCGGAGAGCTGAAAGTGGGTATCATCCCGACGGTGGCGCCTTATATTTTGCCCAAAATATTGCATGGTTTTATCGAAAAATACCCGCAGGTAAAACTCATCGTATCGGAACAAACTACCGAGCAGATCATCCAGCAGTTGAAACTCGGGGTGATCGACTGCGGTATCTTATCCACCCCGCTGCATGAAAGCAGCCTGACTGAGATCCCTGTTTTTTATGAAAACTTTGTGGCTTATGTATCCAAAAACAGCAAGCTTTCAAAAAAGAAGAGCATTAGCCCTGATGATATTGATATGGAAGAGATCTGGATATTGAACGAGGGCCACTGTATGCGCGAACAAGTTTTAAATATCTGCCAGCGTCGCAAAGCTACCCAGGGTTTCAAACATTTTGAGTACAATACCGGCAGCGTTGAAACCTTAAAGCGAATGGTGGACCAAAACAACGGCGCCACCATTTTACCGGAACTGGCCTTATCCGAACTAACCGACAAGCAGTTAGACAAGGTTCGGTATTTTAAATCACCGGAACCTGCCCGCGAAGTGAGCGTAGTGATCCAGCGTAATTTTTTAAAGCGCAGGCTGATCGAGGCCCTTAAAAACGAGATCCTGGAGTTTTTGCCCAAACGGATGAAAAGCAAAAAGAAAAAAGAGGTGATGGATATTTAGGAGGAAGACCGGAAGATGAACGCCTATTATTGATAGCACCAATTGTCAATTAATAAAAGCCGGTAAAGAGCACCACACAAACAAATTTTCACTTTCTACATTA
This genomic window contains:
- a CDS encoding 2-hydroxyacid dehydrogenase, which codes for MKNTILIVDDIHPIFMEKVESLGYQCDYRPLIKPDEALQILGDYEGLVMRSKFKLNRQYIDAGKNLRFVCRAGAGMDNIDEAYTSEKGITLINAPEGNMDAVGEHAVGMLLALMNNFNVADAQIRAGSWQREANRGYELKGKTVGIIGYGFMGHSFARKLSGFEVNVIAYDKYKTGFSDQYAREVSMEEIVKHSDVLSLHIPLTPETAGLVNEEYLFHFKKPIFLINTARGKAVQTQAVLNAIKQGKVLGAGLDVLEIEKFPTLAEQEWFDELRQSGKVILTPHVAGWTFDSYRKISEVMAEKLASLSMVHGR
- the panC gene encoding pantoate--beta-alanine ligase, whose amino-acid sequence is MNIFTTKHSLGQFLQEIRDTNKTIGFVPTMGALHEGHLSLIEQARQANDEVVCSIFVNPSQFNDPKDLEKYPRTIEADIKMLEKGNCDILFNPPVSEIYDANEKWHLNIGEAEHLLEGKFRPGHYQGVTQVVYKLFNIVKPDTAFFGQKDYQQFMIINHMVKQLAMPVKLVMCPILREADGLAMSSRNIHLTAADRQHALILSKTLNWVKDNFSRDNLAALKEQADNMIINESGVEPDYFEIADADTLHPATENSKSIIALVAAKVGKTRLIDNVFLVDRP
- a CDS encoding glycogen/starch synthase, with protein sequence MGKSKLLFITHEMSPFLELSKISEITRQLPQAMQEKGYEIRILMPRFGNINERRNRLHEVIRLSGMNIIINDNDNPLIIKVASIPAARMQVYFLDNEEYFQRKHVFTDKDGKFYADNDERMIFFCKGALETVKKLGWAPDIIHCHGWMSALVPAYLKTTYKDDPTFKNSKIVYSIYENDFTTAMDPDFAQKAVMGDMTEKHTEIFSAGTNSALYAGAIQYSDGLVLAGENIDEEVLNIVKNSNKSVLEFESTADFENYYNFYDEIANEELAQVV
- a CDS encoding DUF4270 family protein — translated: MKFFRLDLLTLLISLFILNSCKNQDAVGLGVSSGQTASNLIDTSTIVVNTVPEDSVITSGLTKSPVSCFRDPIFGSTMTALATDLNLPGQGSYTPPTGTVYIDSARLVLNYANGFYGDSITSKYTINVYQLKSLFRTDTAYYNNKNFGYSTTNFADYSSQSPIGTLTFNARPHDSIKVYNIITGAADTLIKVPPQIRIPIDPSFINTNLFGASSTTLGSNTIFKTKVKGLLIKLDSTKTTGSGGSIMFSNADSLVVYYRSVIGTTIDTAVVKLPIVSTATSIHHNYSTAIRNELNNTKSGSRNLFYLQGPIGLRAKVSFPHLLQNFRASLLSNNQDVVINRAELVVTPQPGTYIPFAPMPKISMYQLDIALQRIELQDASSADARSGGVGVFGGFYNSTQNEYHFIVTAYVQDLLYGKTVDYGTYIGPIDNTNTTTVDIGATAQVASRTVAIGTDKNSPYRLKLNIIYTKVAK
- the glmS gene encoding glutamine--fructose-6-phosphate transaminase (isomerizing); amino-acid sequence: MCGIVGYIGFRDAYPIIIKGLHRLEYRGYDSAGISLFDNGLKVYKKAGKVSDLENFVKDIDLQGSMGMGHTRWATHGAPSDRNSHPHSSGNRKLTIIHNGIIENYGPIKETLTHKGHIFKSDTDTEVLVHLIEDIQNETGFGLREAVRVALTKVIGAYAIVIMSDDEPDLLIAARKGSPMVIGVGKGEYFIASDATPIVEYTKNVIYLNDNEVAYISRENLLIKTIDNQVHTPYIQELDLKLEMLEKGGYDHFMLKEIYEQPRSIRDCMRGRIYPEQGKVQLGGIKEYTEKLKNIDRIIIVACGTSWHAGLVGEYLIEEYARVPVEVEYASEFRYRNPIITEKDLVIAISQSGETADTMAAIELAKEKGATIFGICNVVGASIPRTTHAGVYTHAGPEIGVASTKAFTAQVTVLTLMAFYIAQQRGTITQSKLVEHLTELNSIPELVERALKSNDHIKEIAAKFKDSTNCLFLGRGSSFPVALEGALKLKEISYIHAEGYPAAEMKHGPIALIDDDMPVVFIATKDSSYEKVISNIQEVKARKGHVIAIVTEGDTEVKGMADFVIEIPETDEAFVPLLATIPLQLLAYHIAVMRGCNVDQPRNLAKSVTVE
- a CDS encoding catalase, whose protein sequence is METNKKKLTTASGIPYAENENSMTVGPRGPILLQDFILHEKMAHFNRERIPERVVHAKGSGAYGTFTVTHDISKYTRAKLFNYIGKQTKTFLRFSTVGGEKGSADTERDPRGFALKFYTEEGNWDLVGNNTPVFFVKDPKKFSDFIHTQKRDPYTNCKSPTMMWDFWSLNPESLHQVTILMSSRGTPYGYRHMDGFGSHTFSMINAKNERHWVKFHFKTQQGIKNFTGDEASAMRGVDPDFAQHDLLHAIDSGDFPKWALKIQVMTEEQAKTYQWNPFDLTKVWPHADFPLIDVGVLELNQNPDNYFAHVEQSAFAPAHVVDGIGYSPDKMLQGRLLSYPDAHRHRLGANYEQIPVNRCPFAVNNYERDGQMRVDGNYGSSPNYFPNSFDDIVADEHYKEPSWDLGTSLAGWYDRNAEGENDHYTQPGNLYRLMSDDEKHELVKNITGAMSGIEGPKRELIINRQLCHWFRADIGLGMAVAKGLQVNTDEAMKAMAGYV
- a CDS encoding hydrogen peroxide-inducible genes activator; protein product: MTITQLEYVVAVDTYRSFVLAAEKCFITQPTLSMQIQKLEDTLGVKLFDRSKQPVVPTEIGNEVIAQARILLSEAEKIKEIITDRQRELSGELKVGIIPTVAPYILPKILHGFIEKYPQVKLIVSEQTTEQIIQQLKLGVIDCGILSTPLHESSLTEIPVFYENFVAYVSKNSKLSKKKSISPDDIDMEEIWILNEGHCMREQVLNICQRRKATQGFKHFEYNTGSVETLKRMVDQNNGATILPELALSELTDKQLDKVRYFKSPEPAREVSVVIQRNFLKRRLIEALKNEILEFLPKRMKSKKKKEVMDI